A stretch of Dermochelys coriacea isolate rDerCor1 chromosome 6, rDerCor1.pri.v4, whole genome shotgun sequence DNA encodes these proteins:
- the DEPDC7 gene encoding DEP domain-containing protein 7 isoform X1 — protein sequence MAGVREKAAALNLGAVYSPANKPPGTGGFSLAQKPFGATYVWSSIINALQTQVEVKKRRQNLKYFNNCFIGSDAVDVIFAHLLQNKYFGDVDISRAKVVRVCQALMDYKVFEAVSTRVFGKDKRSVFEDSSCSLYRLTNVPSPEDGPFEKEYVHCTHQRLEKMAFNPPPVKSESLEDLWENLSLKPANAPEVNLSASLSRQVINEVWQEQTIARLLQLVDLPLLDSLLEHQGVRSKLPQPKKEAGYIITSNYIDREILKAFSDSQTDEWLSAAIDCLEYLPDQMVVDISRNLPNQPDKADTWKLLLFDTIGRYYSQKKEPLLSHASDIHTGITELLVNGKTEPALEAIQLYLKLLDSQTREEFRRLLYFMAIAAHHSEFKLQKESDNRMVVKRTFSKAIVNNKTLSKGKTDLLILFLVDQQKDVLKIPATLHKMVSDKLMAVQQGQDPNKDTGYTFCQKLDQSEYHYSVQKTTKAELLSLLKTIDEDTKISAKERKKLLGQFHSSNPTIFMQYFGDRVTNMCV from the exons GTTTCAGCTTAGCACAAAAGCCATTTGGAGCAACATATGTATGGAGCAGCATCATCAATGCTCTTCAGACTCAAGTGGAAGTGAAAAAGCGGCGACAGAACCTGAAATACTTTAATAACTGTTTTATTGGCTCTGATGCAGTCGATGTAATCTTTGCTCATCTCCTCCAGAACAAATATTTTGGGGATGTCGATATTTCCCGTGCTAAAGTAGTGCGAGTGTGTCAAGCACTGATGGATTACAAAGTGTTCGAGGCAGTTTCAACTAGAGTCTTTGGAAAAGACAAACGGTCCGTGTTCGAAGATAGTAGCTGCAGCCTCTATAGATTGACAAATGTACCTAGCCCAGAAGACGGTCCATTTGAAAAAGAATATGTGCATTGTACCCATCAAAG ACTTGAGAAAATGGCATTTAATCCTCCTCCAGTCAAATCAGAAAGCTTAGAAGATCTTTGGGAAAACTTGAGTCTAAAACCTGCTAATGCTCCTGAAGTAAACCTCTCTGCAAGTTTGTCTCGTCAAG TTATTAATGAAGTATGGCAAGAACAAACAATTGCTCGTCTGCTGCAGCTTGTGGACCTTCCACTTCTTGACTCTTTACTTGAACATCAAGGGGTTAGGTCCAAGCTTCCCCAACCCAAGAAGGAGGCGGGATACATCATCACAAGCAACTACATAGACAGAGAAATTCTCAAGGCTTTCAGTGACTCTCA GACTGATGAATGGCTCTCTGCAGCAATAGATTGCTTGGAGTATCTTCCAGATCAAATGGTGGTGGATATAAGCAGAAATTTGCCTAATCAACCTGATAAAGCAGACACATGGAAACTACTGCTGTTTGATACCATTGGTAGATACTACAGCCAAAAGAAGGAGCCACTGTTAAGCCATGCATCTGACATCCACACAGGAATTACAGAGCTGTTGG TGAATGGAAAGACAGAACCAGCTTTAGAAGCAATTCAACTCTACTTGAAGCTTTTGGATAGTCAAACTAGAGAGGAGTTTAGGAGGCTGTTGTACTTCATGGCTATTGCAGCACATCATTCTGAGTTCAAGTTGCAGAAAGAG AGTGACAACAGGATGGTTGTAAAAAGAACATTCTCTAAAGCTATTGTCAACAATAAAACTTTATCCAAAGGAAAAACTGACCTCCTAATTTTGTTCTTGGTGGACCAGCAAAAAGACGTTTTAAAG ATCCCAGCAACATTACATAAAATGGTTAGCGATAAGCTGATGGCTGTACAACAAGGACAAGATCCTAATAAGGATACAG GCTACACCTTCTGCCAGAAACTTGATCAGAGTGAATATCACTACAGCGTACAGAAGACCACAAAAGCTGAGCTGTTATCTTTGCTAAAAACTATTGATGAAGATAcaaaaatctctgccaaggaGAGAAAGAAACTGCTAGGTCAATTTCATAGTAGCAATCCAACTATTTTCATGCAATACTTTGGTGACAGAGTTACTAATATGTGtgtgtaa
- the DEPDC7 gene encoding DEP domain-containing protein 7 isoform X3 yields MAGVREKAAALNLGAVYSPANKPPGFSLAQKPFGATYVWSSIINALQTQVEVKKRRQNLKYFNNCFIGSDAVDVIFAHLLQNKYFGDVDISRAKVVRVCQALMDYKVFEAVSTRVFGKDKRSVFEDSSCSLYRLTNVPSPEDGPFEKEYVHCTHQRLEKMAFNPPPVKSESLEDLWENLSLKPANAPEVNLSASLSRQVINEVWQEQTIARLLQLVDLPLLDSLLEHQGVRSKLPQPKKEAGYIITSNYIDREILKAFSDSQTDEWLSAAIDCLEYLPDQMVVDISRNLPNQPDKADTWKLLLFDTIGRYYSQKKEPLLSHASDIHTGITELLVNGKTEPALEAIQLYLKLLDSQTREEFRRLLYFMAIAAHHSEFKLQKESDNRMVVKRTFSKAIVNNKTLSKGKTDLLILFLVDQQKDVLKIPATLHKMVSDKLMAVQQGQDPNKDTGYTFCQKLDQSEYHYSVQKTTKAELLSLLKTIDEDTKISAKERKKLLGQFHSSNPTIFMQYFGDRVTNMCV; encoded by the exons GTTTCAGCTTAGCACAAAAGCCATTTGGAGCAACATATGTATGGAGCAGCATCATCAATGCTCTTCAGACTCAAGTGGAAGTGAAAAAGCGGCGACAGAACCTGAAATACTTTAATAACTGTTTTATTGGCTCTGATGCAGTCGATGTAATCTTTGCTCATCTCCTCCAGAACAAATATTTTGGGGATGTCGATATTTCCCGTGCTAAAGTAGTGCGAGTGTGTCAAGCACTGATGGATTACAAAGTGTTCGAGGCAGTTTCAACTAGAGTCTTTGGAAAAGACAAACGGTCCGTGTTCGAAGATAGTAGCTGCAGCCTCTATAGATTGACAAATGTACCTAGCCCAGAAGACGGTCCATTTGAAAAAGAATATGTGCATTGTACCCATCAAAG ACTTGAGAAAATGGCATTTAATCCTCCTCCAGTCAAATCAGAAAGCTTAGAAGATCTTTGGGAAAACTTGAGTCTAAAACCTGCTAATGCTCCTGAAGTAAACCTCTCTGCAAGTTTGTCTCGTCAAG TTATTAATGAAGTATGGCAAGAACAAACAATTGCTCGTCTGCTGCAGCTTGTGGACCTTCCACTTCTTGACTCTTTACTTGAACATCAAGGGGTTAGGTCCAAGCTTCCCCAACCCAAGAAGGAGGCGGGATACATCATCACAAGCAACTACATAGACAGAGAAATTCTCAAGGCTTTCAGTGACTCTCA GACTGATGAATGGCTCTCTGCAGCAATAGATTGCTTGGAGTATCTTCCAGATCAAATGGTGGTGGATATAAGCAGAAATTTGCCTAATCAACCTGATAAAGCAGACACATGGAAACTACTGCTGTTTGATACCATTGGTAGATACTACAGCCAAAAGAAGGAGCCACTGTTAAGCCATGCATCTGACATCCACACAGGAATTACAGAGCTGTTGG TGAATGGAAAGACAGAACCAGCTTTAGAAGCAATTCAACTCTACTTGAAGCTTTTGGATAGTCAAACTAGAGAGGAGTTTAGGAGGCTGTTGTACTTCATGGCTATTGCAGCACATCATTCTGAGTTCAAGTTGCAGAAAGAG AGTGACAACAGGATGGTTGTAAAAAGAACATTCTCTAAAGCTATTGTCAACAATAAAACTTTATCCAAAGGAAAAACTGACCTCCTAATTTTGTTCTTGGTGGACCAGCAAAAAGACGTTTTAAAG ATCCCAGCAACATTACATAAAATGGTTAGCGATAAGCTGATGGCTGTACAACAAGGACAAGATCCTAATAAGGATACAG GCTACACCTTCTGCCAGAAACTTGATCAGAGTGAATATCACTACAGCGTACAGAAGACCACAAAAGCTGAGCTGTTATCTTTGCTAAAAACTATTGATGAAGATAcaaaaatctctgccaaggaGAGAAAGAAACTGCTAGGTCAATTTCATAGTAGCAATCCAACTATTTTCATGCAATACTTTGGTGACAGAGTTACTAATATGTGtgtgtaa
- the DEPDC7 gene encoding DEP domain-containing protein 7 isoform X2, with the protein MAGVREKAAALNLGAVYSPANKPPGTGFSLAQKPFGATYVWSSIINALQTQVEVKKRRQNLKYFNNCFIGSDAVDVIFAHLLQNKYFGDVDISRAKVVRVCQALMDYKVFEAVSTRVFGKDKRSVFEDSSCSLYRLTNVPSPEDGPFEKEYVHCTHQRLEKMAFNPPPVKSESLEDLWENLSLKPANAPEVNLSASLSRQVINEVWQEQTIARLLQLVDLPLLDSLLEHQGVRSKLPQPKKEAGYIITSNYIDREILKAFSDSQTDEWLSAAIDCLEYLPDQMVVDISRNLPNQPDKADTWKLLLFDTIGRYYSQKKEPLLSHASDIHTGITELLVNGKTEPALEAIQLYLKLLDSQTREEFRRLLYFMAIAAHHSEFKLQKESDNRMVVKRTFSKAIVNNKTLSKGKTDLLILFLVDQQKDVLKIPATLHKMVSDKLMAVQQGQDPNKDTGYTFCQKLDQSEYHYSVQKTTKAELLSLLKTIDEDTKISAKERKKLLGQFHSSNPTIFMQYFGDRVTNMCV; encoded by the exons GTTTCAGCTTAGCACAAAAGCCATTTGGAGCAACATATGTATGGAGCAGCATCATCAATGCTCTTCAGACTCAAGTGGAAGTGAAAAAGCGGCGACAGAACCTGAAATACTTTAATAACTGTTTTATTGGCTCTGATGCAGTCGATGTAATCTTTGCTCATCTCCTCCAGAACAAATATTTTGGGGATGTCGATATTTCCCGTGCTAAAGTAGTGCGAGTGTGTCAAGCACTGATGGATTACAAAGTGTTCGAGGCAGTTTCAACTAGAGTCTTTGGAAAAGACAAACGGTCCGTGTTCGAAGATAGTAGCTGCAGCCTCTATAGATTGACAAATGTACCTAGCCCAGAAGACGGTCCATTTGAAAAAGAATATGTGCATTGTACCCATCAAAG ACTTGAGAAAATGGCATTTAATCCTCCTCCAGTCAAATCAGAAAGCTTAGAAGATCTTTGGGAAAACTTGAGTCTAAAACCTGCTAATGCTCCTGAAGTAAACCTCTCTGCAAGTTTGTCTCGTCAAG TTATTAATGAAGTATGGCAAGAACAAACAATTGCTCGTCTGCTGCAGCTTGTGGACCTTCCACTTCTTGACTCTTTACTTGAACATCAAGGGGTTAGGTCCAAGCTTCCCCAACCCAAGAAGGAGGCGGGATACATCATCACAAGCAACTACATAGACAGAGAAATTCTCAAGGCTTTCAGTGACTCTCA GACTGATGAATGGCTCTCTGCAGCAATAGATTGCTTGGAGTATCTTCCAGATCAAATGGTGGTGGATATAAGCAGAAATTTGCCTAATCAACCTGATAAAGCAGACACATGGAAACTACTGCTGTTTGATACCATTGGTAGATACTACAGCCAAAAGAAGGAGCCACTGTTAAGCCATGCATCTGACATCCACACAGGAATTACAGAGCTGTTGG TGAATGGAAAGACAGAACCAGCTTTAGAAGCAATTCAACTCTACTTGAAGCTTTTGGATAGTCAAACTAGAGAGGAGTTTAGGAGGCTGTTGTACTTCATGGCTATTGCAGCACATCATTCTGAGTTCAAGTTGCAGAAAGAG AGTGACAACAGGATGGTTGTAAAAAGAACATTCTCTAAAGCTATTGTCAACAATAAAACTTTATCCAAAGGAAAAACTGACCTCCTAATTTTGTTCTTGGTGGACCAGCAAAAAGACGTTTTAAAG ATCCCAGCAACATTACATAAAATGGTTAGCGATAAGCTGATGGCTGTACAACAAGGACAAGATCCTAATAAGGATACAG GCTACACCTTCTGCCAGAAACTTGATCAGAGTGAATATCACTACAGCGTACAGAAGACCACAAAAGCTGAGCTGTTATCTTTGCTAAAAACTATTGATGAAGATAcaaaaatctctgccaaggaGAGAAAGAAACTGCTAGGTCAATTTCATAGTAGCAATCCAACTATTTTCATGCAATACTTTGGTGACAGAGTTACTAATATGTGtgtgtaa
- the DEPDC7 gene encoding DEP domain-containing protein 7 isoform X4, with translation MDYKVFEAVSTRVFGKDKRSVFEDSSCSLYRLTNVPSPEDGPFEKEYVHCTHQRLEKMAFNPPPVKSESLEDLWENLSLKPANAPEVNLSASLSRQVINEVWQEQTIARLLQLVDLPLLDSLLEHQGVRSKLPQPKKEAGYIITSNYIDREILKAFSDSQTDEWLSAAIDCLEYLPDQMVVDISRNLPNQPDKADTWKLLLFDTIGRYYSQKKEPLLSHASDIHTGITELLVNGKTEPALEAIQLYLKLLDSQTREEFRRLLYFMAIAAHHSEFKLQKESDNRMVVKRTFSKAIVNNKTLSKGKTDLLILFLVDQQKDVLKIPATLHKMVSDKLMAVQQGQDPNKDTGYTFCQKLDQSEYHYSVQKTTKAELLSLLKTIDEDTKISAKERKKLLGQFHSSNPTIFMQYFGDRVTNMCV, from the exons ATGGATTACAAAGTGTTCGAGGCAGTTTCAACTAGAGTCTTTGGAAAAGACAAACGGTCCGTGTTCGAAGATAGTAGCTGCAGCCTCTATAGATTGACAAATGTACCTAGCCCAGAAGACGGTCCATTTGAAAAAGAATATGTGCATTGTACCCATCAAAG ACTTGAGAAAATGGCATTTAATCCTCCTCCAGTCAAATCAGAAAGCTTAGAAGATCTTTGGGAAAACTTGAGTCTAAAACCTGCTAATGCTCCTGAAGTAAACCTCTCTGCAAGTTTGTCTCGTCAAG TTATTAATGAAGTATGGCAAGAACAAACAATTGCTCGTCTGCTGCAGCTTGTGGACCTTCCACTTCTTGACTCTTTACTTGAACATCAAGGGGTTAGGTCCAAGCTTCCCCAACCCAAGAAGGAGGCGGGATACATCATCACAAGCAACTACATAGACAGAGAAATTCTCAAGGCTTTCAGTGACTCTCA GACTGATGAATGGCTCTCTGCAGCAATAGATTGCTTGGAGTATCTTCCAGATCAAATGGTGGTGGATATAAGCAGAAATTTGCCTAATCAACCTGATAAAGCAGACACATGGAAACTACTGCTGTTTGATACCATTGGTAGATACTACAGCCAAAAGAAGGAGCCACTGTTAAGCCATGCATCTGACATCCACACAGGAATTACAGAGCTGTTGG TGAATGGAAAGACAGAACCAGCTTTAGAAGCAATTCAACTCTACTTGAAGCTTTTGGATAGTCAAACTAGAGAGGAGTTTAGGAGGCTGTTGTACTTCATGGCTATTGCAGCACATCATTCTGAGTTCAAGTTGCAGAAAGAG AGTGACAACAGGATGGTTGTAAAAAGAACATTCTCTAAAGCTATTGTCAACAATAAAACTTTATCCAAAGGAAAAACTGACCTCCTAATTTTGTTCTTGGTGGACCAGCAAAAAGACGTTTTAAAG ATCCCAGCAACATTACATAAAATGGTTAGCGATAAGCTGATGGCTGTACAACAAGGACAAGATCCTAATAAGGATACAG GCTACACCTTCTGCCAGAAACTTGATCAGAGTGAATATCACTACAGCGTACAGAAGACCACAAAAGCTGAGCTGTTATCTTTGCTAAAAACTATTGATGAAGATAcaaaaatctctgccaaggaGAGAAAGAAACTGCTAGGTCAATTTCATAGTAGCAATCCAACTATTTTCATGCAATACTTTGGTGACAGAGTTACTAATATGTGtgtgtaa